The Panicum hallii strain FIL2 chromosome 5, PHallii_v3.1, whole genome shotgun sequence genome contains the following window.
ggagcatgcgctcccggaggaggaggtgcctcccggaggaggaggtgccgccggaggaggaggagcaggcgcacccggaggaggagcaggcgctccCAGAGGGGAGGACGAGCAGGCGGACCAGGTGGTCCACCAGGAGGGGCCAGGGGACGACGAGCAGGCGGACGAGGAGGGCACGGAGGCCTCTGCTTCGTCAACCGTCTACCAGCGAGGTCCGGCGAGTCTCCCCCAGCgaccgattcctgaagcaaaaCGCCCGATCATAGCTCCCCAAGGGGATAAGTAAGTAAATTTACATGTTTTCAGTACATGTTTACGGTATAATTTCAATTTTGTGGTAGAAAATAAAATTTTTTATCAATCACCTGTGCAGGAACTGGATAGTTGTGGAGAGGCCCGTTGGTGCTCACAGACGCCATGTGAATGGCATCTTGGGTCTTCTGGTTAGGGATCACTTCCCTGGCCTGGTCACGTTGGCCGGAGAGCCATGTCCGGCCTATACGTGGGAGCACTACCGGGCCGTCCCCGACATGCGGGATGTTGCCGGCAGACAGTGGCCCAACTTGGCTGAGCGAGTGAAGGGCGAGCTTTGGGTAAGTGATCAATATATCGCATtcgttgcacatccttgataatATGATTGAAATAATGATATCGTGTTTATTGCAGGATTTCTACAGACTACAGGCCGGGATGGACGCGCAGGCGGATGTGGTTGCCGAGTATCGCTGCAAAAAGCTTGTTACCGACATGTTCTACGAGCAGCGCCTCCAGTCAATCATCAACTACCACGCCGTCGTCCTTGGACAGAAGGTCACCAAGGCGCAAGCAAGAACTATGACgttgactgaggagcagtacttgcaggtaaataCCAAAATTTGATTTATTTGACCATTAAGTTGGCTTAATGTCCTCTACTAATATGTCTTCTACTTGATGTCATGTAGATGGTTCCTCATTGGTGTGCCCACTTTCCTGAGTGCTGGCAGCAGATAGTTGCTAAGTGGTTATCCGACGACTGGAACGCTGTGCACCAGGAGCGTCGTGAGCACCGTCTGACTATGGCCGGTGTGCCACACCACCAAGGCAACCGTAACCTGACCGAGTACGCCCAAGCATGGGTACGCGACTTTACTTGTTTTGTGGTTATTCAACTATGCATGATTTCTCATCATCTTGTTTCTCGCAGTCGGCGGCACATGGAGGGCAGCAGTGCAACAAATTCATGGCGTATGCTCTATCCCACAAGGGTAAAGCGACATCCAGCGTCAGCTACaacgcggaggacgggcccgaggcgTACAGCAACCCGAGCATCTATACTCGCCTCAAtgagtacacatcgatggcGAGGGAGGTGCACGGCCAAGAGTACGATCCGACCCAGGAGGATCTTGACGCTGAAATTGTCATGAAGGTCggaggaggaaagaagcatgGACGGTACTGGATTTGCGACGGCGCGATCGACTCCTCTTCTACTCCGACTCTATCTCAGATAAAAGCACGGCAAACGAGCTCGAGCGCAGGCATCCGACCTCGTCCGGACAGTTCGACGAGCCAAGTCCAGGCACTCCAGGTTGTTGCTTGTTCATACGTTTTTTATCTATTATATTACATAACTTAGCTTTTGTATTATTGTAAAATTGGGGTAAAAATTTTGCAGGCTCAGCTgcaagaagagaggagagaacgTATGGAGTTGGAGGCAAGGATGAGGGCGGAGATGGAGGCCGAGCGGGAGGCTGACCGACAGAGGATGGCGAGCATGTTCGCGTACATTCAGAGTCTTGGCGCAGCGACGGGTCTACCTCCGCCACCTCCCTTCGTCACCCCACCTAGACCACCCACCGATCCGTTTTCTACTTCAGTGAGTATGCAATGTTCAATATGTCGTTTATTTTGTCGTTTCACTCATACATTTCATCTATATGTTGCAGAATCAGTCGGCGGCCTCCAATGATCCGTATATTTCTCCAAATCAGACCAACCAGAACAACTAGCCACCTTCGGCATAGATGATGGAGTTATTTGCATTTGAGACTTAGCTAGACTGAATGCATGTACTTTGATTGTTCATTGTGTACTTTGTGATATACTTGGCTAAAGTGAATGTACCTACAAAGTTTGAGCCCCATTGGATTAATTCTTGACGTCACTAGTTTTCGCGGGAACAATCAGGCctgagagtgcctggcggacagtccgccaggtctggcggacagtccgccaggcactctcagACCCAACTGCTACTGCATAATATAATCCtgcctctttgccgagagccgctGGAGGCAGCTCTGGAtgccctctttgccgagtgctattgaccgggctctcggcaaagaaggCGTCCAGGGTGGGCGTTGACGCGGTCCTTTGCCGAGAGTCTGAcggcgacactcggcaaaggatccGTCCACGGTGGCGCGCCGTGACGGctacttttctttgccgagggccGCTTTTGGCTCTCGGTAAacattttgccgagagcccgTGGAGAAGCTCTCGGCAAAGTATCCTTTGCCGACCCCGGCTTCCCCGggagccctttgccgagtggggctctcggcaaaatgtttgccgagtgcctttacgtctttgccgagtgctcggggcactcggcaaatcagcCGCGTCCGGTAGTGTATTGTCAAAGTCAGGATAATCCCTAAACTATATTTTAGTTCAATTTAGCCCCTAAAGTATATCATTTGGTGCAATTTACCCTTTAATAAAATTAATCTTTTTTATTTATCCATGCACAAGAGAAGTCTTGAGTTAAAATTTTGCAAGATGATAGCAGACATCATAACATGTTTTAGAAAAAATATGTCAATAATTTTTCATCGTTATTTTGATAGGGCAAGATATTTAATAATAAATTAACTCTGATGcaaaattataaaaaaataataaaaaatcaTGATATATTTTTGACATAAATTGTGATCCCCCTCTAACCTGCAAAATCATAAATTAAGATTCCACTTGTATGTGGAGAAATAAAATAGACAAATTGTATTATAAGGTAAATTGAACTAAATGATATATTTATGGTGCAAATTGAACCAAAAGATAGTTAAGGGAGTGATTTGGACTTTTTCCAATAAAATATGGGATAGTTGAATATAGAGGGCCAAATATGAGAGGTTTGTTCAAGTTCACTGTAAAATAGGAGAGAAACTAGATGAAAGATCCTCATAATGTTGGAATAGGGATCAAAAGTAGGGGGTAACTGGAGTTGTCCCAAGGTCTCAGCCTTGGGTGATTCTCAACTCGTGGTCGCATCTTTGTTGTGTTGCTGTGTGCTGCCATGGTCGTGTTCATGGCTGCTCTATTTACTGttttacttttatgcatgcaaCATCCGTCTTATCATCATGTGCTCATGTGGACCCTATGTGGGTTTGAGCAAACACAATAATGTCATGGATTTTTCAGTGGTTAATTGAGCTTGATAATAAAACGTTTCTAGGAATTAGCTTAGCTAGATGCCTTGTCGATCGTGCCATCTCATGCTTTGCCACGATACTCCTAGGAGTGCCACAGTACCATAATATCCCAGGAACCAGGATTCTATATTACTGGTCTAAATTTCTGATGGGGTTGTTCATATCTTCTGATTGGTGCATGTTTGTTCAGAATCAAACGGAATTTGAAACAAACCAGCAATGCATGGAAACCATATATTACTTGACAAATATAGAGTCCTTGATGTCACGGGAAAAAAACGAAAAAAGTCCGAGATGTAATCCTTTCCGGAAAATCAGTACTACTTATCTTATCCGCCACGATCTCCTTCGAAAACCGATCCGCTATCTCCAGGAACCCGGGCTATAAAACCTCCAGCACCGGCGAGATCTTCCTCCAAAACATCAAACCCCTCGCGCCAGCCGGGAGCGCGAGCGATCGAGACGCCGAGATGAGCATCGTCGACGGCAAGGACCGGAGGCCCGTCGCCTCGCGCTGGGACGG
Protein-coding sequences here:
- the LOC112895487 gene encoding uncharacterized protein LOC112895487, with the translated sequence MFYEQRLQSIINYHAVVLGQKVTKAQARTMTLTEEQYLQMVPHWCAHFPECWQQIVAKWLSDDWNAVHQERREHRLTMAGVPHHQGNRNLTEYAQAWSAAHGGQQCNKFMAYALSHKGKATSSVSYNAEDGPEAYSNPSIYTRLNEYTSMAREVHGQEYDPTQEDLDAEIVMKVGGGKKHGRYWICDGAIDSSSTPTLSQIKARQTSSSAGIRPRPDSSTSQVQALQAQLQEERRERMELEARMRAEMEAEREADRQRMASMFAYIQSLGAATGLPPPPPFVTPPRPPTDPFSTSNQSAASNDPYISPNQTNQNN